The following proteins are encoded in a genomic region of Acidobacteriota bacterium:
- the rpmB gene encoding 50S ribosomal protein L28, producing the protein MAKSCEVCGKGPRYGNRISHAHNVTRRRWNVNLKSVRAVVNRGNVRLRVCAACLRNGKVQKAL; encoded by the coding sequence ATGGCCAAATCATGCGAAGTCTGCGGCAAAGGCCCGCGTTATGGAAACCGGATTTCTCACGCTCACAACGTAACGCGTCGGCGCTGGAACGTCAATTTAAAGTCTGTTCGCGCTGTGGTGAATCGCGGGAATGTGCGCTTGCGTGTTTGCGCTGCCTGCCTGCGTAACGGCAAAGTTCAGAAAGCCCTCTAG